The window CACGCGCATTCGCCGTGGGCGACGGCGCTGTCGTGCCTGCGCCGCGACATCCCGCCGTTTCACTACATGGTCGCCGTCGCCGGCGGGCGCGACATCCGCTGCGCCGGCTACGCCACCTTCGGCACGCAGGCGCTGTCCGACGCCGCGATGGCCGCGCTGGACGGGCGCGACGCCTGCCTGCTGGCGAACCACGGCATCCTGGCGCTGGGCAAAACGCTGCCCAAGGCGCTCGCGCTGGCGGTGGAGGTGGAAACCCTCGCCGCGCAGTACATGCGCGCGCTCCAGGTCGGCGAGCCCGTGCTGCTCTCCGACGCCGAGATGGCCGAGGTGTTCGAGCAGTTCCGCGACTACGGCTCGGTGGCGGCGACGTAAGGGATGGCCTCATTCTGTCTTTCTCCTGAAGGAGAAAGGACCCTGCCGAGATTCCGCTGATACCTGCCCAATTCGCCGTCAGTGATGCTCACCGAGCAACGCGTATGAGAGGCCATGACCGAGCGCTCCGGCAACATCTACGCGAACATCCCGGCAGCGGCGACGGACGAGGTGTTCGAAGACCTCGTCCGCACCGAGGGCGCGCGCTTCGAGCGCATCGTCTCCACGGGGCAGGCGACGCCCGAGGGCGAATGGTACGATCAGGGCTGGGACGAGTTCGTCATCCTCCTGGCCGGGGAGGCCGGCTTGGCGTTCGAGGCGACGGGCCAAACCCACACGCTCACGCCCGGCGCCTGGCACGTCATCCCCGCCCACTGCCGCCACCGCGTGGCCTGGACCAGCCACAACTCGCCGGCCGTGTGGCTGGCGGTGCATCTCGGTCCCGCGACCGGGTAGGGTGGCTAGGCCACAGGCCCGTCTTCGGTGCCGCGCCGCAACGGCAAACCGGAATATTCATAATTTGATCGTATATATAATATCTTAACTTCGCCAATTGCTACGAAGTGCAAGCTTATCAAGCTTTATATCTATGTAGTTTTGGAAATTCGGTGACGGTAGTTTTTGCGGAAAGCAGTCTATATCAGCACAAAATTCACGTGAGCTTACGGTATTTTGTTCTGTTAGCATTGCATTGGGATCGTCATCTAGGCTGATTCTGTGTATTCGTTCCACGTAATTTCGGTCGATCCAGAGTTGGCCGTTTTGGTTTTTCCTAACGCTTTGGGAGTTTGGAACAAAGCGATAGGTATAAGCCCGATCCGGCGCCTGTTCTAAATTGTAATTGTAGTCTATTGCTCTAACTCGCCTAGGGAATTCAGTCTGTATAAGCAATAAAAATGGAATTTTAGACGGGTTGAGGTCCTTCAGATACCAAAAATTTCTTTCTTGTGCCACACGGATTATCTGGTCAAAATCATTTAAGTTAAAATACGGAACGAAAGTGTAGAAAACAGATAGATATTCAATTCTGCTGTTTTTGAATTGCTCTAAGTTGCGTTGCGCCTCTTCATCATTCGCATGGTCTGATTCTAATGGGATATAGGGTCGTTCATGTTGCTCTTTCAGTGGGCAGTATGCGGAATTCCTCTTGTGAGCGAAATGCCCGCGCCGTTCAGTGCCAACAGCGCGAACGTCTAGTGGTTGCTTACATACCACACACACTGGCGCATGACCGGAGAAACCACTATCGGTGCTCCCTGGTCCGAATAACTCATGATACTCTTCAGGGGTGACAGTCTTGCCGGTTTCAAGAATTGCTTCTCTCATAATATAAGACCTCAATAGTATTACATCGGAGAGGTACAGATACACCATATGTTTCTCGTGTCAAGAGCGTCTTGACGTGACCGCACGTAGTGCAGCGTCGTGGTGGGCAGACAAATCACCGGTTGGCGCTACGGCACATTGCCTGCCGGCGAGTGCGCCCTGCGGCGCAAGGGCGTTATCGTGCCGTGCTCACGATGACGACTGGTTCGATTTCGGCAGCCGCACGCCGGGCGCGTCGCCGTTTGTGAATTCCACGCCGTGCGCCTCGAATGCCTGTTGGATCACGGTCAGTGTACTTGGGTGTGCCTCCTGGCGACCGCTCTCGAAATGGCGGACGGTGTCTTTGGAGACACGTGCCATGCGAGCGAGTTGGGGTTGCGTCCATTTCAGGAGCCCGCGGGCGGCGCGGCACTGTTCCGGCGTGATCATGCATTGGGCGATAGGCCGGGAGCGTCACGGCGTCAACGGAGCACGCCCCCGAACTCTCGTTGGGTTTGACATAGAGCTATGCGGCCGTTGGGGTGCGGTCACGCAATGCGTGCGAGGAGGTAATATGCGTGACCAAGATGTGCGGCTGTTGCTGAAGCTGGCGTCGCAGGCCCTCGCGGCCGGCGCGGCGGCGTTGGGCCGGGAGCCGAATCGCGCGGGCCGGAATCCGAACGACGAGCGGCTGTTCGCGCTGGAGCACACGCACGCGCAGTATCAGACCGAGCTGGACGCGTGGTTCGCCGAGCACGGCACCGCCACGGAGGCGATGGAAAGCCTGTTGCACCGGCAGTTCGCCGTGCTGGAGGCCATGCAGGCCATCCCCGCCGACACGCTCGCCGGCGCCGCCGCCAAGGCCCGCGTCACCACCATCCACCGCAAGGATCTCCTGCGCGACAACGACGCACCAAGCGACCTGCAAGCCGACGCGCTGGATGCGCTGGTCGAGGCGTACGGCGCGTCGGAAGCCGCTGTGGACGCGGGTGTGCAGGGGATCGAGGCAGGACGCGATCCGTCCTGATACCAGCGGCTGTAGAGGTGTATTGATTCTGGTATATGGCCTCATTCTGTCTTTCTCCTAAAAGGAGAAAGGACCAACCCGCCTATTCCGCAGCTTCCTACGGATATGAAGCGGCTCAAACTCCGTACTCATCATTTTATCTCCATGTCCACTGGTAATAGATCGCGGGGCGGTCGCACTGGGCGGGATCACCGCGTCGGGGCGCGGTGATGACGTGTGGATGGGTGTATCGCCGTGAATGGGCAACACGCCTCCCGAGCCGTCATTGCCCGCTGACCACCGGATCGGGGTCCGGTGGCATGAGCGGGCAATCTCGCCCGGCCCGGGTCTTCCCCGGAAAATTCGGGGCGCTCGCACTGGGTGAAGTCACCGGCTCGGTGGCCGGTGACGACGAGGCAGGGTATATCGTGGCGAGTGCGGCGGCAGCCTTGAAAACCGTCTCCATCCACCGCAACCATTCCCAAGCCTGTGGAAAACTCTGGGGAAAAGCCGTGTAGCTTGTGGATGAGCGCGGGTTTCACGCGGTCGCCCTACCACCTTCGGTCGCGGTGGAACGGCGGATCGGTTCACGGGCCGGCGCACCTCTCGATGGGTGTGGGGCGGTCGTGAACGCGGCGCGCTGGATGCCCGGATCGGGGTCCGGGCATGACGCCGGGGCATGATTTGGCGTTCGCGGGCGGCCGCGTGTCGGCCGGTCTAAACGCCGTCCTTGCCGAGGGTTCGAGCCTCCCGCCGCGCGGCGGTGCGTTGTTCATCGGACAGCGTTTTCGCCACGCGCCGGGCCGCCTGGGCCGCGCCGGGCACGCCCGTGTCGGCGGCGTGCAGGAGCATCGCCAGGCCGGTCACGCGGTCCTGTGGCACCCCGGCGCCGCGCACGTGGAGCAGGCCCAGGCTCATCCAGCCGGCGGCGACGCCCCGCTCGGCGGCCTTGCGGTACAGCTCGGCGGCGCGCGCGGGATCGGCTTCGCCGGCGATGCCGCGCTCGACCAGGACACCCAGGTTATAGGTCGCTTTCGGCAGCTCCTGGTCGGCCGCCGCGTCGTACCAGCGCGCCGCCTTGGCCAGGTCCACCGCGCCCAGCGTGCCGCCCTGATAAAGCTGCCCCAGGCGGAATTGCGCGCGGGCATGCCCCGCCTTCGCCGCGCGCCGGTACCACTCGGCCGCTCGCGCGGGATCGCGCTCGACCACCTCGCCGGTCTGGTACAGCCGGCCCAGGCGGTACATCGCGCGCGGCTCGTCGTGCTCGGCCAGGGCGCGGTACCAGCTCAGCCCCATGCGCTGGTCCCAGGGCAGATTGTCCCAGAGGGGATTGCGGGCGTGGGTGCCCCCCGCCACCACGCATGCGGCGAGCGCGAGACCCACGGCCCAAAACGGCATCGTCCGGCCCATGGCGTCAGCGCGCCGGCTGGCCGTGGTAAAGCGAGCCCATGAGGCGGTTGTCGTGCTCGGGGCCGAGCGGCGCCCGGTAGCAGGTGCGCGTCCCCGCCGGGCCGTAGCCGTAGCTGCTGTAGCAATAGACGTTCAGCACGTCGCGCTGGTCGACGCGTTCGGGCTGTGGCACGCCCACCGCCTTTTCGATGCCGGTTTCCATTTCCTTGGCGACGTGGTCGCAGCTCGTCAGCAACCCCGCCATGAGCACGGCGGCGACGGCGCGTCCTGCCGCCGCTCGCGTGGGGTGTCGCATCGGCGCCTCCTTGCGGCCGTGGGGCCCGAGCAGGCTCGCAAGAAACGTGCCGCCCGGTTGCGTGTGCACAATACCCGCCGCGCCGCCATCGCGAACAGGGGGTCAGCGCGTCGGGTCGATGACGGTGCGCCCGCGC is drawn from Limimonas halophila and contains these coding sequences:
- a CDS encoding class II aldolase/adducin family protein; its protein translation is MRDAALRQQVCNTARQLNAQGLNQGTSGNVSARGSGDSLYVTPSALPYDRLTAADVVEMDVHGRWHCPNSPRKPTTEWRIHRDVLAARPETHAVVHAHSPWATALSCLRRDIPPFHYMVAVAGGRDIRCAGYATFGTQALSDAAMAALDGRDACLLANHGILALGKTLPKALALAVEVETLAAQYMRALQVGEPVLLSDAEMAEVFEQFRDYGSVAAT
- a CDS encoding tetratricopeptide repeat protein codes for the protein MAGGTHARNPLWDNLPWDQRMGLSWYRALAEHDEPRAMYRLGRLYQTGEVVERDPARAAEWYRRAAKAGHARAQFRLGQLYQGGTLGAVDLAKAARWYDAAADQELPKATYNLGVLVERGIAGEADPARAAELYRKAAERGVAAGWMSLGLLHVRGAGVPQDRVTGLAMLLHAADTGVPGAAQAARRVAKTLSDEQRTAARREARTLGKDGV
- a CDS encoding cupin domain-containing protein; this translates as MTERSGNIYANIPAAATDEVFEDLVRTEGARFERIVSTGQATPEGEWYDQGWDEFVILLAGEAGLAFEATGQTHTLTPGAWHVIPAHCRHRVAWTSHNSPAVWLAVHLGPATG
- a CDS encoding helix-turn-helix domain-containing protein translates to MITPEQCRAARGLLKWTQPQLARMARVSKDTVRHFESGRQEAHPSTLTVIQQAFEAHGVEFTNGDAPGVRLPKSNQSSS
- a CDS encoding DUF7830 domain-containing protein; translation: MVYLYLSDVILLRSYIMREAILETGKTVTPEEYHELFGPGSTDSGFSGHAPVCVVCKQPLDVRAVGTERRGHFAHKRNSAYCPLKEQHERPYIPLESDHANDEEAQRNLEQFKNSRIEYLSVFYTFVPYFNLNDFDQIIRVAQERNFWYLKDLNPSKIPFLLLIQTEFPRRVRAIDYNYNLEQAPDRAYTYRFVPNSQSVRKNQNGQLWIDRNYVERIHRISLDDDPNAMLTEQNTVSSREFCADIDCFPQKLPSPNFQNYIDIKLDKLALRSNWRS